From the genome of Planktothrix sp. FACHB-1365, one region includes:
- a CDS encoding XisH family protein, with translation MPAKDVYHEAVKNALIKEGWTMTADPYPLEYEDVELYPDLAVEKVISEEQKQRKIIIEIKSFISSSLMKDFELALGQYILYRNLIQ, from the coding sequence ATGCCAGCAAAAGATGTTTACCATGAAGCGGTTAAAAATGCTTTAATTAAAGAGGGTTGGACGATGACAGCCGATCCCTATCCTCTGGAATATGAGGATGTTGAACTTTATCCTGATTTAGCAGTAGAAAAAGTCATTTCAGAAGAACAAAAACAACGTAAAATTATTATTGAGATTAAAAGTTTTATTAGTTCTTCATTAATGAAAGATTTTGAATTGGCTTTAGGACAATATATACTGTATCGTAATTTAATTCAATGA
- a CDS encoding DUF4189 domain-containing protein: protein MGMAKQHFLLISASILVLEGLMAGVAVAQPDRYGAIATSASGGWGYGYDYLTRQEAEQKALRECGKSDCQVQVWFKNACGAVAKDQLGNLGWGWAVTREQAEATALSGCGTGTCRIQVWACTTR from the coding sequence ATGGGAATGGCTAAACAACATTTTCTGTTAATCAGTGCTTCTATTCTTGTTCTTGAAGGTTTAATGGCTGGGGTCGCAGTTGCTCAACCGGATCGTTATGGAGCGATCGCAACCTCAGCATCAGGGGGTTGGGGTTATGGTTACGATTATCTGACTCGACAAGAAGCCGAACAAAAGGCATTGAGAGAATGTGGTAAATCTGATTGTCAAGTCCAGGTTTGGTTTAAAAATGCCTGTGGCGCAGTGGCTAAGGATCAATTAGGAAACTTGGGCTGGGGATGGGCTGTAACCCGTGAACAAGCCGAAGCCACTGCTTTGTCGGGATGCGGTACAGGGACTTGCAGAATTCAAGTCTGGGCTTGTACAACGCGGTAA
- a CDS encoding sensor histidine kinase KdpD → MNEILLPTLSDILAEDETHSLSSLSSSQLLDHADNNFQDSFTFKPYSKAEKEWYSGVKSINFLLEEIRLKANAESINTISNCPSLKSNPLSSLGLIISGPVPVLIHPYLAIHFATQIFTHDLSKLGDELVLKLRHPLALLPPSDGTSTSLPETLACPLHGKDPLVKEQFCLVLTRQFSLIMVLGQDPKGNPAFLFSFNPDIVEKALLMLRDRMDLIQGTANRELRMEIARQKAKLEENIAQFLPIEPSYQTVMKFSRLLLNNLCLEINKKAEVNPLNNNLKTVTITVPKLAKVAEKISPKPSSQSPETPILDNPIQTAEVELLQAIAHEVRTPLATIRTLTRLLLKRPDLPPDVIRKRLEMIDQECTTQIDRFNLIFRAVELEIEQARQSSRGHRDEKPLPLPLTAMSLGDVFQSSLPRWQKHTSQRNQTLEVILPQKLPTVISDPTMLDQVLTGVIENFTRSLPDGSHIQVGVRLAGHQLKLQLESHPQPEQEGDSTFAVSPQSPLKSIGPLLMFQPETGSLSLNLAVTKNLFQALGGKLVVKQRPQQGNVMTIYLPLSETYNNP, encoded by the coding sequence ATGAATGAAATATTATTACCCACACTTAGCGATATTTTAGCGGAAGATGAAACTCATTCTTTGAGTTCTTTGTCTTCGTCTCAACTACTCGATCATGCAGACAATAATTTTCAGGATTCTTTTACTTTTAAACCCTATTCAAAAGCAGAAAAAGAATGGTATAGCGGGGTTAAATCTATTAATTTTTTATTAGAAGAAATTCGATTAAAAGCGAATGCAGAATCGATTAATACTATTTCAAATTGTCCTTCTCTAAAATCTAACCCTTTATCTTCGTTAGGCTTAATTATTTCCGGGCCAGTTCCCGTTTTAATTCATCCCTATTTAGCGATTCATTTTGCCACCCAAATTTTTACTCATGATCTCTCAAAATTAGGAGATGAATTAGTCTTAAAATTACGCCATCCTTTAGCCTTGCTTCCGCCTTCTGATGGAACGTCTACTTCCCTCCCTGAAACCTTAGCCTGTCCTTTACATGGGAAAGATCCCTTAGTCAAAGAACAGTTTTGTTTAGTTTTAACTCGTCAGTTTAGTTTGATCATGGTTTTGGGTCAAGATCCAAAAGGAAATCCGGCTTTTCTGTTTTCCTTTAATCCTGATATTGTTGAAAAAGCCTTATTAATGCTGCGCGATCGCATGGACTTAATTCAAGGAACAGCAAACCGTGAATTAAGAATGGAAATCGCTAGACAGAAAGCCAAATTAGAGGAAAATATTGCCCAATTTTTGCCCATTGAACCGAGTTATCAAACGGTGATGAAATTCAGTCGTTTACTCTTAAATAATTTATGTTTAGAAATCAATAAAAAAGCTGAAGTAAACCCTTTAAACAATAATTTAAAAACCGTTACAATTACAGTCCCTAAATTAGCTAAAGTTGCCGAAAAAATTAGTCCGAAACCGTCTTCTCAATCCCCAGAAACACCCATTCTGGACAATCCCATCCAAACCGCAGAAGTGGAATTATTACAAGCGATCGCCCATGAAGTCCGAACCCCGTTAGCTACGATTCGCACCTTAACGCGACTGTTATTAAAACGGCCAGACCTTCCCCCGGACGTGATTCGGAAGCGTTTAGAAATGATTGATCAAGAATGCACAACCCAAATTGATCGCTTTAATTTGATTTTCCGGGCTGTTGAATTAGAAATAGAACAAGCTCGACAAAGTAGCCGAGGTCATCGAGACGAGAAACCCCTACCTTTACCTTTAACCGCTATGTCATTAGGAGATGTGTTTCAAAGTAGCCTTCCTCGGTGGCAAAAACACACGAGTCAGCGTAACCAAACCTTAGAGGTAATTTTACCCCAAAAATTACCGACTGTAATCAGTGATCCTACTATGCTGGATCAAGTATTAACGGGAGTGATTGAAAATTTTACCCGTAGTCTTCCCGATGGTAGTCATATTCAAGTGGGGGTGAGATTAGCCGGACATCAATTAAAATTACAATTAGAATCCCATCCCCAACCGGAACAAGAGGGTGATTCTACATTTGCCGTGTCTCCCCAATCTCCGTTAAAATCAATAGGGCCGTTGTTAATGTTCCAACCGGAAACCGGAAGTTTAAGCCTGAATCTGGCGGTGACTAAAAATTTATTTCAAGCTTTAGGAGGGAAACTGGTTGTTAAACAGCGCCCCCAACAAGGAAACGTGATGACGATTTATTTACCGCTTTCAGAAACTTACAATAATCCCTAA
- a CDS encoding TldD/PmbA family protein — translation MPSLLADVKNLLADLMARYQSQVDYLAIRLEEAEETDILLRRDRIETLSEGLSIGGQVRACYRGGWGFSSFNRLSTLEDRIGEAIAAAKLIGDEETLLAPIPIIQDSCTLPLTGTDPRQVPLAQKKELCDRYGHILRSVDPRIATISVRYNDSTQRLILITSEGTFLEQSWVDMEMRFAATARDGETVQTGRETTGSRKAYEDLTNLDEQVRSAAQRAVNSLALPPVKGNIYTVVIDPILSGLFVHEAFGHLSEADMAYENPDILEVMTLGRQFGPKNLQIFDGAAPPDHRGSYKYDDEGTPATTTQLIQDGALVGRLHSRETAGKLGEVPTGNARCLNYHFPPLVRMTNTWIERGDTSVEDLFSDVKEGVYARNWLGGMTNGEMFTFSAGEAWMIRNGKLAEPVRDVTLSGNVFTTLTDIEAIGNDFYWDESGGCGKGGQNGLPVGCGGPSLRIRNVVVGGEAIE, via the coding sequence ATGCCCAGTTTGCTTGCTGATGTGAAGAATCTGTTAGCCGATTTAATGGCCCGTTACCAATCCCAAGTGGATTATTTAGCAATTCGTTTGGAAGAAGCGGAAGAAACAGATATTTTGTTACGCAGAGATCGGATTGAAACCTTAAGTGAAGGACTTTCTATTGGCGGTCAAGTCCGCGCCTGTTATCGAGGAGGATGGGGGTTTTCTAGTTTTAATCGACTTTCAACCCTAGAAGATCGCATCGGTGAAGCGATCGCAGCCGCAAAACTCATAGGCGACGAAGAAACTCTGCTTGCTCCCATTCCCATTATTCAAGATAGCTGTACCTTACCGTTAACGGGAACCGATCCGCGTCAAGTTCCCCTGGCCCAAAAAAAGGAACTCTGCGATCGCTATGGTCACATTCTCCGCAGTGTTGATCCCCGTATTGCCACTATATCTGTACGCTACAATGACAGCACCCAACGGTTAATTCTGATCACCTCCGAAGGCACTTTCTTAGAACAATCCTGGGTGGATATGGAAATGCGGTTTGCAGCCACCGCCAGGGATGGGGAAACCGTACAAACCGGGCGAGAAACCACAGGTTCCCGCAAAGCCTATGAAGATTTAACGAATTTAGATGAGCAAGTTCGCAGTGCGGCGCAACGGGCGGTTAATTCCTTAGCACTTCCCCCCGTTAAAGGCAATATTTATACCGTTGTCATTGACCCAATTTTGTCCGGTTTATTCGTTCATGAAGCCTTTGGTCATTTGTCTGAAGCGGATATGGCCTATGAAAATCCAGATATCTTAGAAGTCATGACCCTGGGCCGTCAATTTGGCCCCAAAAACCTACAAATCTTTGATGGTGCTGCCCCTCCTGACCATCGGGGAAGCTATAAATATGATGATGAAGGAACTCCGGCGACCACCACACAACTGATTCAAGATGGCGCGTTAGTTGGTCGCCTTCATTCCCGCGAAACCGCAGGCAAATTAGGGGAAGTTCCCACTGGAAATGCCCGGTGTTTAAATTATCATTTTCCTCCGTTGGTGCGAATGACCAACACCTGGATTGAAAGGGGGGATACGTCCGTTGAAGATTTATTCAGTGATGTTAAAGAAGGGGTTTATGCTCGCAATTGGTTAGGGGGAATGACCAATGGCGAAATGTTTACATTCAGTGCAGGAGAAGCGTGGATGATTCGGAATGGTAAACTCGCAGAACCGGTTCGGGATGTGACGTTATCAGGAAATGTCTTTACAACGTTAACAGATATTGAAGCCATTGGCAATGACTTCTACTGGGATGAATCGGGGGGTTGTGGAAAAGGGGGACAAAATGGTTTACCCGTAGGCTGTGGAGGCCCTAGTTTACGCATTCGCAATGTGGTTGTCGGAGGAGAAGCAATAGAATGA
- the patX gene encoding heterocyst-inhibiting protein PatX, whose protein sequence is MRIYSTILLSTLLLAGMNHHNPTPIHVALSPTNEVTVVLATETNPEVDPKSVPHRGSGR, encoded by the coding sequence ATGCGAATCTATAGCACTATTTTACTCTCTACTTTGTTATTAGCTGGTATGAATCATCACAATCCTACTCCTATTCATGTTGCTTTATCTCCAACTAACGAAGTAACAGTCGTTCTTGCCACAGAAACGAATCCAGAAGTTGATCCAAAATCTGTTCCTCACCGAGGCAGCGGACGTTAA
- a CDS encoding DUF3288 family protein, translated as MTTQEQKHPQYNTDRKIVSSFLEQEATDYNLAELARLKIRYRGFPGARDIQNDLEKILQIWGYTDESLFEKTRQIHATGQIYRGKKSDQEDWI; from the coding sequence ATGACCACACAAGAACAAAAACATCCTCAATACAATACAGACCGAAAGATTGTTAGTAGTTTTTTAGAACAAGAAGCAACCGATTATAATCTTGCTGAATTAGCACGTCTAAAAATTCGCTATCGAGGTTTTCCCGGTGCAAGAGATATTCAAAATGATTTAGAAAAAATTTTACAAATCTGGGGATATACTGACGAAAGTTTATTTGAAAAGACTCGTCAAATTCACGCTACGGGTCAAATTTATCGGGGAAAAAAGAGCGATCAAGAAGATTGGATTTGA
- a CDS encoding ferredoxin-thioredoxin reductase variable chain: MKVGDRVTVKASVIVYVHPEHRNQKFDVQGLEGNIVSVITDWHGRPISPNLPIVVDFGNKFKAHFREDELELIQ; this comes from the coding sequence ATGAAGGTTGGCGATCGCGTTACGGTTAAAGCATCTGTTATCGTGTATGTCCATCCCGAACATCGAAATCAAAAGTTTGATGTGCAGGGATTGGAAGGAAATATTGTATCTGTTATTACTGATTGGCATGGAAGACCCATTAGCCCCAATTTGCCTATTGTTGTCGATTTTGGCAATAAATTTAAAGCTCACTTCCGAGAAGATGAGTTAGAATTGATACAATAG
- a CDS encoding YdcF family protein, with protein sequence MFLFLSKLLPLFIYPLGLSCLLMFLALFTLWKYPRWTGAVIGCALVILLLGSSRSVAQGLVRSLESQNVPQGELPNAAAIIVLGGGTKPALSPRPWVDVGEAGDRILYGALLYRQKKAPWLILSGGRINWQGGGDPESQDMAKIAEVMGVPPSAILQDPTSLNTYENAVNVRKILEEKNIKDPVLLVTSALHTPRSLLIFKRQGINVIPAPTDFLMIPSEINEAQKTWQGILLSWIPDTLSLHQTTQALKEYIGLGVYRWRGWL encoded by the coding sequence ATGTTTCTGTTTTTATCTAAACTTTTACCTTTATTTATTTATCCATTAGGATTGAGTTGTTTATTAATGTTTTTAGCACTCTTTACTTTATGGAAATATCCCCGATGGACAGGTGCAGTCATTGGTTGTGCTTTAGTCATTTTACTCTTAGGAAGTAGTCGAAGTGTTGCTCAAGGATTAGTCCGATCATTGGAATCTCAAAATGTTCCCCAAGGTGAACTTCCTAATGCTGCGGCGATCATTGTTTTAGGAGGGGGAACAAAACCCGCTTTATCCCCTCGTCCTTGGGTTGATGTTGGAGAAGCAGGCGATCGCATTTTATATGGAGCCTTATTATATCGTCAGAAAAAAGCCCCTTGGTTAATCTTAAGTGGGGGAAGAATTAATTGGCAAGGAGGGGGCGATCCTGAATCTCAAGATATGGCAAAAATTGCTGAAGTTATGGGTGTCCCTCCCTCCGCTATTTTACAAGATCCGACTTCATTAAATACCTATGAAAATGCAGTTAATGTCCGAAAAATTTTAGAAGAAAAAAATATTAAAGATCCGGTTTTATTAGTGACCTCAGCCTTACATACACCGCGATCGCTCTTGATTTTTAAGCGTCAAGGCATCAATGTTATTCCAGCGCCAACGGACTTTTTAATGATTCCTTCAGAAATTAATGAAGCTCAAAAAACTTGGCAAGGAATTCTACTGAGTTGGATACCCGATACCCTGTCTCTGCATCAAACCACCCAAGCATTAAAAGAATATATTGGCTTAGGGGTTTATCGCTGGCGGGGTTGGTTATAA
- a CDS encoding metal-dependent phosphohydrolase: MCYQTQVFMIQDCIHSLYTGYYQVYGRQHLNYASLIAKVADFALHQILHSDAPYHDVEHTILVTLAGQAILQGKYLSEGNVSPREWLHSIIALLCHDIGYIKGICASDKIPDRIYATGQNKGLIQLPPEATDASLTPYHIDRGKQFVQEYFEQNPLINITTLQNYIELTRFPVPNDEEHRDTTDYPGLIRAADLIGQLADQKYLKKMPNLFQEFEETGTNQQLGYAHPDHIREAYPKFFNNVVAQYIQTGLYYLSLTIEGNKIIDNLYQNVESAKQHPEHKLGNACLIPAYNSSRSSISSQKR; encoded by the coding sequence ATGTGCTACCAGACCCAAGTTTTTATGATTCAAGACTGCATTCATTCTTTATACACAGGTTACTATCAAGTTTATGGTCGCCAACACCTGAATTATGCGTCCTTAATTGCTAAAGTTGCTGACTTTGCTTTGCATCAAATTTTACACAGTGACGCACCTTACCACGACGTAGAACATACAATTTTAGTGACCTTAGCCGGACAAGCAATTTTACAGGGAAAATATCTAAGCGAAGGAAACGTTTCCCCTAGGGAGTGGCTCCATAGCATCATTGCTTTACTGTGTCATGATATTGGCTATATTAAAGGCATTTGTGCCTCAGACAAAATCCCCGATAGAATTTATGCAACAGGACAAAATAAAGGCCTAATTCAACTTCCTCCTGAAGCAACAGATGCCAGCCTTACCCCTTATCATATTGATCGGGGAAAGCAGTTTGTTCAAGAATATTTTGAGCAGAACCCCCTGATTAATATTACCACCCTTCAAAATTATATTGAGTTAACTCGTTTTCCCGTTCCCAATGATGAAGAACATCGAGATACAACAGATTATCCGGGTTTAATTCGGGCGGCGGATTTAATTGGTCAGTTAGCTGATCAGAAGTATCTTAAAAAAATGCCGAATTTATTTCAAGAATTTGAAGAAACGGGAACAAATCAACAGCTTGGGTATGCTCATCCTGATCATATTCGAGAAGCTTATCCCAAATTTTTTAATAACGTTGTTGCTCAATATATCCAAACGGGTTTGTATTATTTATCGTTGACTATAGAAGGAAATAAAATCATTGATAATCTCTATCAAAATGTGGAATCTGCCAAACAACATCCTGAACATAAACTGGGGAATGCTTGTTTGATTCCCGCTTACAATTCTTCCCGGTCTTCAATCTCAAGTCAAAAACGATAA